Part of the Candidatus Tanganyikabacteria bacterium genome is shown below.
CGGGTGATCTTCCCGGAGGGCGCGGCGCGCCGGACGCAGGCCACGACCGACGACATCATCAAGGGCGCCACGCTCTCGCTGATCGATCCGGCGACCAACCGCAGCGTGGGCGCCACGGTGGCCAGGACCGACGGGAGCTTCGACCTGATCCCGCCGCAGGGCCTGGTCGCGGGAACGCCCTACCTCCTCGAGGGCGCCAAGGGGTTGCGAAACGGCAACCCTGGCGGGGACGCCGTGCGGTTGCGCTCGCTGGTGATCTTCAACGGCGGCTCCTGGGACGCCATCTCGACCCCGTCGATCGTCGTGGACGCCCTCACCTCGGCGGTGGCGATCACGCAGGGCCTGTTTCCCGGCGACATCACGCGGGCGGGCACCATGAACAAGGTGCAGACGTCCAACGGCCTGACCGGCCTGCGGGCGGCGCCCGCCTGGGCGACGCACCCGGACATCGAGTTGCTCCGCACCGCGCAGGCGATACGCGCTTACGCCGGGGCCGACATGGACCCCGTAGCGGCGCTCACGGCCATAAAACCCGTCCTGACCGCGACCGCGCCGAACTCGGGTCGACCCGGCGACCTGGTGCAGATCGCCGGCGACGGCTTCGCCGCCTATCCTGGCGGCACCACCGTGTTCTTCGGCGCGGCGACGGCCAGCATCCTGGTGGCCGAGCCGAAACTGCTGGTCGTCACGGTGCCGAACGCCACCGGCGACGTCAAGGTGCAGACCGCGCAAGGCGCGTCCGGGACCCTGCCATTCTCGGTCGTCTCGACGGGCCAGGTGATCATCCGCAACATCTCGCCTTCCTCCGTGATTCCGGGCCAGACCATGACGATCTACGGCGACGGCTTCGACCCGGATCGAACCAAGAACGACGTGTTCTTCGGGTTCACGAAGGTCACCCCGACCACGGCCAGTGCCAACAGCCTGGTGGTCGGCGTCCCGGGCAGTGCCACGTCGGGCCTCCTGACGGTGCGCACGCCCGTCAGCACCAGCAACTCGGTCTACTTCGACGTCGCCTACTTCATCGCCGCCGCGCCCACGACGGGGCTGTCGCTCCAGGAGGCGACGCTCCAGGGCCTCTTCCCGGCGCAGGAGGGGTCGGTCTACTTCAACGGCGTCAAGGCGGAAGTCGTCTCCTGGTCCGCAACGGAAATCAAGGTGACCATCCCGACGGGCGTCACGACGGGGCCGATCTCGGTGCAGACCGCGGCCGGATCCACGATCACCGGCCCGATCTACGCGCCGAAGAACGGCTCGCTGGGCGCCTGGGCGATGGTCGCGGGGACCAACCGCGACAACAACAGCTACTTCGGGGCCTGGGTGACCAGCAACTCGCTCTACCTGGCCGATCACGACTCGACCGTCCTGCGCGTCAGCCTGCAGGCCAACGGCGACGTGGCCGGCGTGCAAAGTGTCGGCCGCCTCGGCCTCCCCCGCGCCCATCCGGTCAAGAATTACCTGACCGTCGGGAACTTCGTGTACTTCGCCGGGGATTACGCCGGGGACAACCGGCGCGTGTGGCGCGCCCCGATCGGCGCCGACGGCTCGACCGGCAACTTCTCGGTGTTCAACTCCTTGACCGCGGGCAGCGGACCGTCCGACGGGGACTGGGGCACCACCGCCCTCTACCGCGTCAAGAACCGGCTCTACGGGATGCGGATGGATCGCAACGACTATCGGATGGCCGAGTCCGAAGTGGCGCCCATCCTGGATGCCGCCGGCAACATCGGCTCGTGGAGCGGCGTCGGTCGGCTGAACGCGAGCAACGGCTACCTTCTGGGCGACATGGTGCTCCTGGGCTCGAGGCTGGTCCGGCTGGGCGGCTGGAA
Proteins encoded:
- a CDS encoding IPT/TIG domain-containing protein; this translates as MRPQIAAILVAAVALAVGSSCAAPPLPQRAAGLLQGAPGEAGVATLGRIPVDPPVLRGRVIFPEGAARRTQATTDDIIKGATLSLIDPATNRSVGATVARTDGSFDLIPPQGLVAGTPYLLEGAKGLRNGNPGGDAVRLRSLVIFNGGSWDAISTPSIVVDALTSAVAITQGLFPGDITRAGTMNKVQTSNGLTGLRAAPAWATHPDIELLRTAQAIRAYAGADMDPVAALTAIKPVLTATAPNSGRPGDLVQIAGDGFAAYPGGTTVFFGAATASILVAEPKLLVVTVPNATGDVKVQTAQGASGTLPFSVVSTGQVIIRNISPSSVIPGQTMTIYGDGFDPDRTKNDVFFGFTKVTPTTASANSLVVGVPGSATSGLLTVRTPVSTSNSVYFDVAYFIAAAPTTGLSLQEATLQGLFPAQEGSVYFNGVKAEVVSWSATEIKVTIPTGVTTGPISVQTAAGSTITGPIYAPKNGSLGAWAMVAGTNRDNNSYFGAWVTSNSLYLADHDSTVLRVSLQANGDVAGVQSVGRLGLPRAHPVKNYLTVGNFVYFAGDYAGDNRRVWRAPIGADGSTGNFSVFNSLTAGSGPSDGDWGTTALYRVKNRLYGMRMDRNDYRMAESEVAPILDAAGNIGSWSGVGRLNASNGYLLGDMVLLGSRLVRLGGWNDNQNASYTTFDASGVITNSWSSFSSVPGNNSTQNGISAAIVGNYLYIVRSEQNAWYRAPIQAGDSIGSWTQMPGNLPNTEYHTDRMFVRGDFAYYYGRYGLAKAPITD